A genomic window from Pagrus major chromosome 23, Pma_NU_1.0 includes:
- the LOC141019870 gene encoding cold shock domain-containing protein C2-like, translating into MADPSLTSPTGTPLRSPNTSLTLSFPFLRERSRVWEEGKEQPLPRDLPSPLPTKRTRTYSATVRAHSGPVFKGVCKNFSRSQGHGFLRPSHGGEDIFVHISDIEGEYVPVEGDEVTYKVSRVPPKNLKVQAVEVKITHLNPGTKHETWSGQIISS; encoded by the exons ATGGCAGACCCCAGCCTCACGTCGCCCACTGGGACGCCGCTGCGCTCCCCCAACACCTCTCTCACCCTGTCCTTCCCCTTCCTGAGGGAGAGGAGCCGGGTatgggaggaagggaaggagcaGCCGCTGCCTAGGGATTTGCCCAGCCCGTTGCCAACCAAACGCACCCGCACCTACTCAGC TACGGTACGTGCTCACTCAGGTCCAGTGTTTAAGGGAGTGTGTAAGAACTTCTCCAGGTCACAAGGTCACGGCTTCCTCCGGCCCTCCCATGGTGGCGAAGACATCTTTGTTCACATCTCAGA caTCGAGGGGGAGTACGTCCCAGTCGAGGGCGATGAGGTCACGTACAAAGTGAGCCGGGTCCCACCCAAGAACCTGAAGGTGCAGGCAGTGGAGGTGAAGATCACACATCTCAACCCAGGGACGAAACACGAGACCTGGTCCGGGCAGATCATCAGCTCGTAG
- the polr3h gene encoding DNA-directed RNA polymerase III subunit RPC8 codes for MFVLVEMVDTVRIPPWNFQRQLNDAIAEELNKKLANKVVYNVGLCICLYDITKLDDSYIFPGDGASHTKVHFRYVVFHPFLDEILVGKIKYCSQEGVHVTMGFFDDILIPPESLQQPAKFDEAEQVWLWEYETDEGAHDLYMDQGEEIRFRVTDEVFVDTSPTGPAAAATDTPAQPGQSTAPAAEDSREKKEPPYTLIGTICEPGLGLLSWWNN; via the exons ATGTTCGTGTTGGTGGAGATGGTCGACACTGTCAGGATCCCTCCGTGGAACTTCCAGAGACAACTGAACGACGCCATAGCAGAAGAGCTGAACAAGAAACTGGCcaacaag GTGGTCTACAATGTCGGCCTGTGCATCTGCCTGTACGACATCACTAAACTGGATGACTCCTATATATTCCCAGGAGACGGAGCCTCACACACCAAAG TTCATTTCAGGTATGTTGTTTTTCACCCTTTTCTCGATGAGATCCTGGTCGGCAAGATCAAGTACTGCAGCCAAGAGGGAGTTCATG TGACCATGGGCTTCTTTGATGACATCCTCATTCCACCAGAGTCACTTCAACAGCCTGCAAAATT TGATGAAGCAGAGCAAGTTTGGCTGTGGGAGTATGAGACGGACGAGGGGGCCCACGACCTCTACATGGACCAAGGAGAGGAGATCCGTTTTCGGGTGACAGATGAAGTCTTTGTGGATACGTCGCCAACGGGCCCAGCCGCTGCAGCGACAGACACACCGGCACAACCGGGACAGTCGACGGCGCCGGCGGCGGAGGACAGCAGGGAGAAGAAAGAGCCACCGTACACTCTGATT GGGACCATCTGTGAACCGGGGCTGGGGCTGCTGTCATGGTGGAACAATTAG